The following are encoded in a window of Paenibacillus polymyxa genomic DNA:
- the ybaK gene encoding Cys-tRNA(Pro) deacylase, with the protein MSSNKTNAMRILDGQHIQYNILSYDHQDGKIDGMNVAEKIERAPEMVFKTLIAHSKQNLFVFVIPVHKELDLKKAAKCAGEKKIEMLPVKDLQKYTGYIRGGCSPIGMKKLYPTFIDQPALELEAIVVSGGKIGTQLELSPHDLAQIIQAQFADLTHTA; encoded by the coding sequence ATGAGTTCCAACAAAACAAACGCCATGCGCATATTGGACGGGCAGCACATACAATACAATATTTTGAGTTATGATCATCAAGATGGAAAAATAGACGGGATGAATGTAGCTGAGAAAATCGAGAGAGCGCCGGAAATGGTTTTCAAAACTTTGATTGCACACAGCAAACAAAATCTGTTTGTTTTTGTAATCCCTGTACATAAAGAGCTTGATCTCAAAAAAGCAGCCAAATGCGCGGGAGAGAAAAAAATTGAAATGCTTCCAGTTAAGGATTTGCAAAAGTATACGGGATATATTCGCGGTGGCTGTTCCCCCATAGGAATGAAAAAGCTCTACCCCACTTTTATCGACCAGCCTGCATTGGAACTGGAAGCCATCGTTGTGAGCGGTGGGAAAATTGGGACCCAACTGGAGTTGAGTCCACACGATTTAGCTCAAATCATTCAAGCACAGTTTGCAGATCTGACGCATACAGCATAA
- a CDS encoding ribosomal protein L7/L12, translating into MSTIEYIAIIALLLSVILLIKVYSLQSRLNDLKSDVERLENRSGIQGTSLSGTIAATPSHVLDAGASEDINEKLLLLIREGKKIQAIKELRTAKDLSLKDAKDYVDQLEKL; encoded by the coding sequence TTGTCAACTATTGAGTATATAGCAATAATCGCGTTGCTCCTCTCCGTCATACTTTTAATTAAGGTCTATAGCCTTCAATCGCGTCTTAATGACCTGAAATCCGACGTGGAGCGTCTTGAAAATCGTTCAGGAATACAAGGAACATCACTGTCAGGTACCATCGCTGCCACTCCTTCACATGTTCTAGATGCAGGAGCTTCAGAAGATATCAATGAAAAGTTGCTCCTGCTAATTAGGGAAGGAAAAAAGATTCAAGCCATAAAAGAGTTGAGAACTGCTAAGGATCTTTCCCTTAAGGATGCAAAGGATTATGTCGATCAATTGGAAAAACTCTAA